One stretch of Hymenobacter chitinivorans DSM 11115 DNA includes these proteins:
- a CDS encoding thioredoxin gives MSTFPSHSVRPPEAAVLLVLLPAVGAVRPAPAALQALQRQLGSAVRVLRVEEARHPAVVRSFAATELPALVLVQQGVELWRHQGLPTDEALAPLLLSKLRPTVPVLPQAVP, from the coding sequence ATGTCCACTTTTCCTTCCCATTCTGTGCGGCCCCCCGAGGCGGCGGTGCTGCTGGTGCTGCTGCCCGCGGTGGGCGCGGTCCGCCCGGCCCCAGCCGCCCTACAGGCCCTGCAGCGGCAGCTGGGCTCGGCCGTGCGGGTGCTGCGGGTAGAGGAGGCCCGCCACCCGGCCGTGGTGCGCAGCTTTGCGGCCACCGAGCTGCCGGCCCTGGTGCTGGTGCAGCAGGGCGTGGAGCTCTGGCGCCACCAGGGCCTGCCCACTGACGAGGCCCTGGCCCCGCTACTGCTCAGCAAGCTCCGGCCCACGGTGCCAGTCCTGCCCCAGGCGGTGCCCTAA
- a CDS encoding sensor histidine kinase: MLPASFAPALLDLLYTQAREFVGIYDLTRGWFTQVNPAGLQLLGYPSEADFLADPSRTLRATPWAEGQWEALCVQTRREGRQEIEAEIRRYGAGGTFWGRVELAYFEHSGQPYLLVRLTEQNRLQQAERELAHSVRRFEAVFTNATIGIIVCDRPGTIVSANQLSEQLFGYRPQELMGRSIDVLVPNAAGRHHDKLRASFNEKPSVRGMGHNRDLLGQRKDGSVFPVEVSLSYFHLDEELYVVAYVLDITFKKEAERELIAQREYVERLNAELEQKVADRTHALLSTLEQLEQRGQELTQALAAEQELGELKSRFVSMASHEFRTPLTAVLTSATLIEKYPATEQQDKRLKHLQRIRASVNHLNDILEEFLSVGRIEEGKIEARPVELDLGGLLEETVLDVQGMLKTGQRIERQVLCPGPVRLDPSLLRKILVNLLSNAIKYSGENSLVRVLADCQPGQLTLRVQDQGLGISREDQEHLFERFFRARNAANLPGTGLGLYIIARYLELMDGTIALDSELNVGTTVTITIPL, translated from the coding sequence ATGCTGCCTGCCTCCTTCGCTCCCGCCCTGCTCGATTTGCTTTACACCCAGGCCCGGGAGTTTGTGGGAATTTATGACCTGACCCGGGGCTGGTTTACCCAGGTCAACCCGGCCGGGCTGCAGCTGCTGGGCTACCCGTCGGAAGCGGATTTTCTCGCGGACCCCAGTCGCACCCTGCGCGCCACACCCTGGGCCGAGGGCCAGTGGGAAGCCCTGTGCGTCCAAACCCGGCGCGAAGGCCGCCAGGAAATTGAGGCCGAAATCCGGCGCTACGGTGCGGGCGGTACGTTCTGGGGCCGGGTCGAGCTGGCGTATTTTGAGCACAGCGGGCAGCCGTACCTGCTGGTACGCCTCACCGAGCAAAACCGCCTGCAGCAGGCCGAGCGGGAGCTGGCCCACAGCGTGCGCCGCTTCGAAGCCGTCTTTACCAATGCCACCATCGGCATCATCGTCTGCGACCGGCCCGGCACCATCGTCTCGGCCAACCAGCTGTCCGAACAGCTCTTCGGCTACCGGCCCCAGGAGCTCATGGGCCGCAGCATCGACGTGCTGGTGCCCAACGCCGCCGGCCGCCACCACGACAAGCTCCGGGCTTCCTTTAATGAGAAACCCTCGGTGCGGGGCATGGGCCACAACCGCGACCTGCTGGGCCAGCGCAAAGACGGCTCGGTGTTCCCGGTGGAAGTCAGCCTGAGCTATTTCCACCTCGACGAGGAGCTCTACGTGGTGGCCTACGTGCTCGACATCACCTTTAAAAAGGAAGCTGAGCGGGAGCTGATTGCCCAGCGCGAGTACGTGGAGCGCCTCAACGCCGAGCTCGAGCAGAAAGTAGCCGACCGCACCCACGCCCTGCTCAGCACCCTGGAACAGCTCGAGCAGCGCGGCCAGGAGCTGACCCAGGCCCTGGCCGCCGAGCAGGAATTGGGGGAGCTCAAGTCGCGCTTCGTGAGCATGGCCTCCCACGAGTTCCGGACCCCGCTCACGGCGGTGCTTACCTCGGCCACGCTGATCGAGAAATACCCCGCCACCGAGCAGCAGGACAAGCGCCTGAAGCATTTGCAGCGCATTCGGGCCTCGGTGAACCACCTGAACGATATTCTGGAAGAGTTTCTCTCGGTGGGCCGCATTGAGGAAGGCAAAATCGAAGCCCGGCCGGTGGAACTGGATTTGGGCGGCCTGCTGGAAGAAACCGTGCTCGACGTGCAGGGCATGCTCAAAACCGGGCAGCGTATCGAGCGGCAGGTCCTCTGCCCCGGCCCGGTGCGCCTCGACCCGTCGTTGCTGCGCAAAATCCTGGTCAACCTGCTTTCCAACGCCATTAAGTACTCGGGCGAAAACTCCCTGGTGCGCGTGCTGGCCGACTGCCAGCCGGGCCAACTCACCCTGCGGGTGCAGGACCAGGGCCTGGGCATTTCGAGGGAAGACCAGGAGCACTTGTTCGAGCGGTTTTTCCGGGCCCGCAACGCGGCCAACCTGCCCGGCACCGGCCTGGGCCTCTACATCATTGCCCGCTATTTGGAGCTCATGGATGGCACGATTGCGCTGGACAGTGAGCTGAACGTGGGCACGACCGTCACCATCACCATTCCGCTATGA
- a CDS encoding group III truncated hemoglobin: MTDSRPDIQTEADVQRLVDTFYQKVNQDELLDPVFNGFAHVDWQRHLPIMYDFWSSLLLGTSRYSGRPFPKHMPLPVDATHFTRWMQLFEATVDELFAGPVADIAKVRALNIATMFEYRLRKRDPLSLL, encoded by the coding sequence ATGACTGATTCCCGCCCCGATATTCAGACCGAAGCCGACGTGCAGCGCCTGGTCGATACCTTCTACCAGAAAGTAAACCAGGACGAGCTGCTCGACCCGGTCTTCAACGGCTTTGCCCACGTAGATTGGCAGCGCCACCTGCCCATTATGTACGATTTCTGGAGCAGCCTGCTGCTGGGCACCTCGCGCTACTCGGGCCGGCCCTTCCCCAAGCACATGCCGCTGCCCGTTGATGCCACCCACTTCACCCGCTGGATGCAGCTCTTCGAAGCCACCGTCGATGAGCTTTTCGCCGGCCCCGTGGCCGATATTGCCAAAGTGCGGGCCCTGAATATTGCCACCATGTTTGAGTACCGCCTCCGCAAGCGCGACCCGCTCTCATTGCTGTAA
- a CDS encoding YceI family protein, whose amino-acid sequence MLSKITLGVGWALFGLGFAARAQTTELPTSPTGTASTGPAVELPSSSHSAFQLKYGTNYGQITFFSSTPIEDIESQNQQVAAMVDLVTGRVAFSAPMRAFHFKRHLMEEHFHENYAESDKYPKATFSGKLLALPAGAKLKKAPQPVEVQGFLTIHGVKRKIKVPGTLEIKDDQLLITSTFAVAPADYNIEIPSLVRDNIAKSVDVKVLLVCTQLP is encoded by the coding sequence ATGCTCTCTAAAATTACGCTTGGCGTCGGCTGGGCGCTGTTCGGCCTGGGCTTTGCGGCCCGGGCCCAGACGACCGAACTCCCGACCAGCCCCACGGGCACGGCCTCGACTGGGCCGGCCGTGGAATTGCCTTCTTCCAGCCACTCGGCTTTCCAACTCAAGTACGGCACCAACTACGGGCAGATTACCTTTTTCTCCAGCACGCCCATCGAGGATATCGAGTCCCAGAACCAGCAGGTGGCCGCCATGGTCGACCTGGTGACGGGGCGGGTGGCTTTTTCGGCGCCCATGAGGGCGTTTCACTTCAAGCGCCACCTGATGGAGGAGCACTTCCACGAAAACTACGCCGAGTCGGACAAATACCCCAAGGCCACCTTCAGCGGCAAACTGCTGGCCTTGCCGGCCGGGGCCAAGCTCAAGAAAGCCCCCCAGCCGGTGGAGGTGCAGGGCTTTTTGACCATTCACGGGGTGAAGCGCAAAATCAAGGTGCCGGGCACGCTCGAAATCAAGGACGACCAGCTGCTGATAACCTCCACCTTCGCCGTGGCCCCGGCCGACTACAACATCGAAATTCCGTCTTTGGTCCGCGACAATATTGCCAAGTCGGTGGACGTGAAGGTGCTGCTCGTGTGCACCCAGCTGCCTTGA
- a CDS encoding heavy metal translocating P-type ATPase: MTPAPAPVAPPRSHLACAHCGDDCPEEPIRLAARPALAFCCQGCKAVYELLDASNLCTYYRLDAQPGQKVQPVELPGRFDYLALESVQSQLLTFQSPTLHRLTFTIPQMHCASCIWLLENLFKLNPGISSSRVNFLRKELTVSYQPATTSLQAVVTLLASIGYEPRITLAELGAQPHHANRRLTYQLGLAAFAFGNVMLMAFPDYFSFTEQLQSLFGRFFGGLSLLLALPVLLISARDFYFSAWQGLKQRYINLDFPISLGLTALFTTSIFDLATGRGPGYFDSFTGLVFFMLIGKWVQQRTYDALRFDRDFTSYFPVAVTVLNKDGGEQSVSVKELKAGQRIRVRHQEIIPADAVLLRGNGQIDYSFVSGESLPVRKQAGETVYAGGRQVGEAVELEVVREVSQGYLTQLWNNPAFEKEGKPTLETYANQVGRYFVAVTLLLALGAGLYWFPRDPQMALRACTSVLVIACPCALSLATPFALGAALRVLGRHKLYLKNAAVVETLGRATTLVFDKTGTLTDTQRAVVSFHGLGLSAEDEQRVAALAGQSTHPLSQRLVEKLGTAPLPVEGFRETTGQGLRGVVAGREVRLGSATFVDLPAAAPPGERQARVYVALDGLVHGWYEVSSEYRPGLGSLLRELGQTYQLALLTGDNAADEPRLRQLFGPAAELRFNQSPLDKLHFVERQQQQGRRVVMVGDGLNDAGALQRADAGVALSETLTNFSPACDAILDAGSFGQLGTVLKFSQDCLQIVLATFVLSFCYNGIGLGLAVQGKFTPIVSAILMPISSLSVMVFATLLVRYAARRRGL, translated from the coding sequence GTGACTCCTGCCCCTGCTCCCGTTGCCCCGCCCCGCTCCCACCTGGCCTGCGCCCACTGCGGCGACGACTGCCCCGAAGAACCAATTCGGCTGGCGGCCCGGCCCGCGCTGGCCTTCTGCTGCCAGGGCTGCAAGGCCGTGTACGAGCTGCTCGACGCCAGCAACCTGTGCACCTACTACCGCCTCGACGCGCAGCCCGGCCAGAAAGTGCAGCCCGTGGAGCTACCCGGCCGCTTCGACTACCTCGCCCTGGAGTCGGTGCAAAGCCAGCTGCTCACGTTTCAGTCGCCCACGCTGCACCGGCTCACCTTCACCATTCCGCAGATGCACTGCGCCTCCTGCATCTGGCTGCTCGAAAACCTGTTCAAGCTCAACCCCGGTATCAGCAGCTCCCGGGTCAACTTCCTGCGCAAGGAGCTGACGGTGAGCTACCAGCCCGCCACCACCAGCCTGCAGGCAGTAGTGACGTTGCTGGCTTCCATCGGCTACGAGCCCCGCATAACCCTGGCCGAGCTGGGCGCCCAACCCCACCATGCCAATCGGCGCCTGACCTACCAGCTGGGCCTGGCCGCCTTTGCCTTCGGCAACGTGATGCTGATGGCCTTTCCCGACTATTTTTCCTTCACTGAGCAGCTCCAAAGCCTGTTTGGCCGCTTCTTCGGCGGCCTGAGCCTGTTGCTGGCCCTGCCCGTGCTGCTCATCAGTGCCCGCGACTTTTACTTCTCCGCCTGGCAGGGCCTGAAGCAGCGCTACATCAACCTCGACTTTCCCATCAGCCTGGGCCTGACGGCCCTGTTCACGACCAGCATCTTCGACCTTGCCACCGGCCGCGGCCCGGGCTACTTCGACTCCTTTACCGGGCTGGTGTTCTTCATGCTCATCGGCAAGTGGGTGCAGCAGCGCACCTACGACGCCCTGCGCTTCGACCGGGACTTCACCTCCTACTTTCCCGTGGCCGTGACCGTGCTAAACAAGGACGGCGGCGAGCAGTCGGTGTCGGTAAAAGAGCTCAAGGCGGGTCAGCGCATCCGGGTGCGGCACCAGGAAATCATTCCCGCCGACGCCGTGCTGCTGCGCGGCAACGGGCAGATTGACTACAGCTTCGTGTCGGGGGAAAGCCTGCCGGTGCGCAAGCAGGCCGGGGAAACCGTGTACGCCGGCGGCCGGCAGGTGGGCGAGGCCGTGGAGCTGGAAGTGGTGCGCGAAGTGTCGCAGGGCTACCTCACCCAGCTCTGGAACAACCCCGCCTTTGAGAAGGAAGGCAAGCCCACCCTAGAAACCTACGCCAACCAGGTGGGCCGCTACTTCGTGGCCGTAACCCTGCTGCTGGCCCTGGGCGCGGGGCTCTACTGGTTTCCGCGCGACCCGCAAATGGCGCTACGGGCCTGCACTTCGGTGCTGGTTATTGCCTGTCCCTGCGCTTTGTCGTTGGCCACGCCCTTTGCCCTGGGCGCCGCCCTACGGGTGCTGGGCCGCCACAAGCTCTATCTGAAAAACGCGGCCGTAGTCGAAACCCTGGGCCGGGCCACTACCTTGGTATTCGACAAAACCGGCACGCTCACCGATACCCAGCGCGCCGTGGTCAGCTTCCACGGCCTTGGGCTGAGTGCCGAAGACGAGCAGCGCGTGGCCGCCCTGGCCGGCCAATCAACTCACCCGCTCAGCCAGCGCCTGGTCGAAAAGCTCGGCACTGCGCCCCTGCCGGTAGAAGGCTTTCGGGAAACGACGGGCCAGGGTTTGCGCGGCGTGGTGGCGGGCCGGGAGGTGCGCCTGGGCTCGGCCACCTTCGTCGATTTGCCCGCGGCAGCCCCGCCCGGCGAGCGGCAGGCCCGGGTGTACGTGGCCCTGGATGGACTAGTGCACGGCTGGTACGAGGTCAGCAGCGAGTACCGCCCCGGCCTGGGCTCGCTGCTGCGGGAGCTGGGCCAAACCTACCAGCTGGCCCTGCTCACCGGCGACAACGCCGCCGACGAGCCCCGCCTGCGCCAGCTCTTCGGGCCCGCGGCCGAGCTGCGCTTTAATCAGTCGCCGCTCGATAAGCTGCACTTCGTGGAACGCCAGCAGCAGCAGGGCCGGCGCGTGGTCATGGTCGGCGACGGGCTCAACGACGCCGGAGCCCTGCAGCGCGCCGACGCCGGGGTGGCCCTCTCGGAAACCCTGACCAACTTCTCCCCCGCCTGCGACGCTATCCTGGACGCCGGCAGCTTCGGGCAGCTCGGCACCGTACTCAAGTTTTCCCAGGACTGCCTGCAGATCGTGCTGGCCACCTTCGTGCTTTCGTTCTGCTACAACGGCATCGGCCTGGGTTTGGCCGTGCAGGGCAAATTCACGCCCATCGTGTCGGCCATCCTGATGCCCATCAGCTCACTGAGCGTGATGGTGTTTGCCACATTATTGGTCCGCTACGCCGCCCGGCGGCGGGGCCTGTAA
- a CDS encoding DinB family protein — translation MNHRLHIRFEQLEQATTRLLASVEALGEKAHQSPGVGQWSAAQVVQHLLVAETGIGQYISKKIQQEEGLTKTSFMTFVRSRVLRLALRLPFLRFKAPKYLAALTPDTVPPLPELRADWERVRRQLEQILNEFPSLLLNRDIFKHPRSGMLNIYQTLDFMVDHVLHHQKQLERITKAVS, via the coding sequence ATGAATCATCGTCTGCACATCCGCTTCGAGCAGCTCGAGCAAGCCACTACTCGCCTGCTGGCCTCGGTCGAGGCCCTGGGGGAGAAAGCCCACCAGTCGCCCGGGGTGGGACAATGGTCGGCGGCCCAGGTGGTGCAGCACCTGCTGGTGGCCGAAACCGGCATTGGGCAGTACATCAGCAAGAAGATTCAGCAGGAAGAAGGCCTGACCAAAACCAGCTTTATGACCTTCGTCCGCTCCCGGGTGCTGCGCCTGGCCCTGCGGCTGCCGTTTCTGCGCTTCAAAGCCCCCAAATACCTGGCCGCCCTAACGCCCGACACGGTGCCGCCCCTGCCCGAGCTGCGCGCCGACTGGGAGCGGGTGCGCCGGCAGCTGGAGCAAATCCTCAACGAGTTTCCCAGTCTGCTGCTCAACCGCGACATTTTCAAGCACCCCCGCTCGGGCATGCTCAACATCTACCAGACCCTGGACTTCATGGTCGACCACGTGCTGCACCACCAGAAGCAGCTGGAGCGCATTACCAAAGCAGTGAGTTAA
- a CDS encoding response regulator has product MKTILLIEDNELIRENTAEILELSGYHVLTAENGKLGVELALGTKPDLVVCDIMMPVLDGYGVLQIFNQNPQLAGVPFIFLTAKTERSDQRRGMELGADDYLTKPFDEAELLSAITGRLNRFRHLKPDYDLQAPGGLNEFLDDARAVANLESLSADRRVHPVRKKHDIYLEGDEPTRVYFVKSGRVKTVKATAGGKELITGLYGPGEFFGYLPLLEHTAHSDSAVALDDSELVYIPRDDFAQLLKNPAVGQQFIRLLAGRVTEREQQLLGMAYNSIRRRVADTLLRMHEQAATAPDAAIYLSRDDMAALVGTAPESLIRTLSEFKNDGLIELTPKNIRVLQPEKLRRAHW; this is encoded by the coding sequence ATGAAAACCATCCTGCTGATTGAGGACAACGAGCTGATTCGCGAAAACACGGCCGAAATCCTGGAGCTCTCGGGCTACCACGTGCTGACGGCCGAGAATGGCAAACTCGGCGTGGAGCTGGCCTTGGGTACCAAGCCCGACCTGGTGGTGTGCGACATTATGATGCCGGTGCTCGACGGCTACGGGGTGCTCCAGATCTTCAACCAGAACCCCCAACTAGCCGGTGTGCCCTTTATCTTTCTGACGGCCAAAACCGAGCGGAGCGACCAGCGCCGCGGCATGGAGCTGGGCGCCGACGACTACCTGACCAAGCCCTTCGACGAGGCCGAGCTGCTGAGCGCCATTACGGGCCGGCTCAACCGCTTCCGCCACCTCAAGCCCGACTACGACCTGCAGGCCCCCGGCGGGCTCAACGAATTCCTGGACGATGCCCGGGCCGTGGCCAACCTGGAAAGCCTCTCGGCCGACCGCCGGGTGCACCCCGTCCGCAAAAAGCATGACATCTACCTCGAAGGCGACGAGCCCACCCGGGTGTACTTCGTGAAAAGTGGCCGGGTCAAAACCGTGAAAGCCACGGCGGGCGGCAAGGAGCTGATAACGGGCCTCTACGGCCCCGGCGAATTTTTCGGTTACCTACCCCTGCTCGAGCACACCGCCCACAGCGACTCGGCCGTGGCCCTCGACGACTCCGAGCTGGTCTACATCCCCCGCGACGATTTTGCCCAGCTGCTGAAGAATCCCGCGGTGGGCCAGCAGTTTATCCGCCTGCTGGCGGGCCGGGTCACCGAGCGGGAGCAGCAGCTGCTGGGCATGGCCTACAACTCCATCCGGCGCCGCGTGGCCGACACCCTGCTGCGCATGCACGAGCAGGCCGCCACCGCCCCCGACGCGGCCATCTACCTCTCCCGCGACGACATGGCCGCCCTGGTCGGCACCGCCCCCGAGTCCCTGATCCGGACCCTGAGCGAGTTCAAGAACGACGGCCTGATTGAGCTCACACCCAAGAACATTCGGGTATTGCAGCCCGAGAAGCTGCGCCGGGCCCACTGGTAG
- a CDS encoding universal stress protein — protein MAASLLVLTDFRQPAARALDYAAALAGVLEAPLVVLHVCAPGILDSELLTAPQPRRSPDVAARALACLTEDLPVPAVTEVQQGRVAEAVTGALRQHQPALLVLGRPRHEELPDELATTTALELLPTTTRPMLVVPEQAVVGLPRRVLLALDNEPYELPESALVVDRLLNPLHARLTVLHVGAGPAEEAARPAEEAAALLGLSPELPLKTRTLRHAWPADAILAAAGSGEFDLVILLARRRSVLGHLFHHSVTAQVLLHSPVPVLVLPAQ, from the coding sequence ATGGCTGCTTCCCTGCTTGTACTGACCGACTTCCGCCAGCCCGCCGCCCGGGCCCTGGACTATGCCGCCGCGCTGGCCGGGGTGCTGGAAGCGCCGCTGGTGGTGCTGCACGTGTGTGCCCCCGGTATTCTGGACTCCGAGCTGCTCACCGCGCCCCAGCCCCGCCGCAGTCCGGACGTAGCGGCCCGGGCCCTGGCCTGCCTCACGGAAGATTTGCCGGTACCGGCCGTAACCGAAGTGCAGCAGGGCCGCGTGGCCGAGGCCGTAACCGGGGCCTTGCGCCAGCACCAGCCCGCCCTGCTGGTGCTGGGCCGCCCGCGCCACGAGGAGCTGCCCGACGAGCTGGCCACGACCACGGCCCTGGAGCTGCTGCCAACCACAACCCGGCCCATGCTGGTCGTGCCCGAGCAAGCCGTTGTGGGGCTGCCCCGCCGGGTGCTGCTGGCCCTAGATAACGAGCCGTATGAGCTGCCCGAATCGGCCCTTGTGGTGGACCGGCTGCTAAACCCGCTGCACGCCCGCCTTACGGTTTTGCACGTTGGGGCCGGGCCCGCTGAGGAGGCCGCCCGGCCCGCTGAGGAGGCCGCGGCGCTGCTGGGCCTGAGTCCGGAGCTGCCGCTCAAAACCCGGACGCTGCGCCACGCCTGGCCCGCCGACGCCATTCTGGCCGCCGCCGGGAGCGGGGAGTTCGACCTGGTCATTCTGCTGGCCCGGCGGCGGAGCGTGCTCGGCCACCTGTTTCACCACAGCGTCACGGCCCAGGTGCTGCTGCACAGCCCGGTGCCGGTGCTGGTACTACCCGCCCAGTAG
- a CDS encoding L,D-transpeptidase scaffold domain-containing protein, whose protein sequence is MRAPSSSAASPSSDHPSGAATAAQNPRRAGRGWRLSWVAPLLLLTSWCSSPARVGELPAVVLAQFRDPEPASAGPLLRALLDTTAAGSAAAADARLGLEVGAAVRRFYGAEVLPAWTLAADSLNAPAREALALLHRAREFGLRPADYGGSRLRALRDSLTRPTASGRRARQQARLELLLTDAVLRFMLDLGRGRLRTYTVAGREKARGQVWQPAEELRAALSGNTVAATLRAAQPTHCEYRQLQQALARWLTRPVAPDSAVFRQVQYEHAALNLERWRWETLPPDSAYILINIPAYELQVVAHDSVVRRHCVIVGKPETPTPTLSSRVSYFTLAPEWRVPRSIAVKEMLLRLREDAGYLARNGLSLYDARGLPLDPYSVDWRQVTARGFGYSIRQAAGCDNALGNIVFRFANPYSVYLHDTPMRQFFTRPDRALSHGCVRLEQPLRLAAYLLRREGRREPLPNEAECARQPQPRDVRLHRALPLHIRYATCVAENGHLRFLPDIYHLDEPLRKALFGPTALPAKPRPAPTAAAGREIW, encoded by the coding sequence ATGCGCGCACCTTCTTCTTCTGCGGCTTCCCCAAGCTCCGACCATCCTTCCGGTGCTGCCACCGCCGCCCAAAACCCACGCCGGGCCGGCCGCGGCTGGCGGCTGAGCTGGGTGGCCCCTTTGCTCTTGCTAACTAGCTGGTGCTCCTCTCCGGCCCGCGTTGGGGAGCTGCCGGCCGTGGTCCTGGCCCAGTTTCGTGACCCGGAACCCGCGTCGGCCGGCCCGCTGCTGCGGGCCCTGCTCGATACCACGGCGGCCGGCAGCGCCGCCGCGGCCGATGCGCGCCTGGGCCTGGAGGTGGGCGCGGCGGTGCGGCGGTTTTACGGTGCGGAAGTGCTACCGGCCTGGACGCTGGCGGCGGACAGCCTGAATGCTCCAGCCCGGGAGGCGCTGGCCTTGCTGCACCGGGCCCGGGAATTTGGCCTGCGCCCGGCCGACTACGGCGGCTCCCGCCTGCGGGCCCTGCGCGACTCCCTGACCCGGCCCACTGCCTCCGGTCGGCGGGCCCGGCAGCAGGCCCGGCTGGAACTCCTTCTCACCGACGCCGTGCTGCGTTTCATGCTCGACCTGGGCCGGGGCCGGCTCCGGACCTACACCGTGGCGGGGCGGGAAAAAGCGCGGGGGCAGGTCTGGCAGCCAGCCGAGGAGCTGCGCGCGGCCTTGTCCGGCAATACCGTGGCGGCCACCCTGCGGGCCGCCCAGCCCACCCACTGCGAGTACCGGCAGCTGCAGCAGGCTTTGGCCCGGTGGCTGACCCGGCCCGTAGCTCCCGACTCGGCCGTCTTCCGGCAGGTGCAGTACGAGCACGCGGCCCTGAATCTGGAGCGGTGGCGCTGGGAGACCCTGCCGCCCGACTCAGCATACATCCTGATCAACATTCCGGCCTACGAGCTGCAGGTGGTAGCCCACGACTCGGTGGTGCGCCGGCACTGCGTCATTGTGGGCAAGCCCGAAACGCCCACGCCCACGCTCAGCAGCCGCGTCAGTTACTTTACCCTGGCCCCCGAGTGGCGGGTGCCCCGCTCCATTGCCGTAAAGGAAATGCTGCTCCGCCTGCGGGAAGACGCCGGCTACCTGGCCCGCAACGGCCTCAGCCTCTATGACGCCCGGGGCCTGCCGCTCGACCCGTATTCGGTGGACTGGCGCCAGGTCACGGCCCGCGGCTTTGGGTATTCCATCCGGCAGGCGGCGGGTTGCGACAATGCCTTGGGCAACATCGTCTTTCGCTTTGCCAACCCTTACTCGGTGTACCTGCACGACACGCCCATGCGCCAGTTCTTCACCCGCCCCGACCGGGCCCTGAGCCACGGCTGCGTCCGGCTGGAACAGCCCCTGCGGCTGGCCGCCTACCTGCTGCGGCGCGAAGGCCGCCGGGAGCCTCTGCCCAACGAGGCCGAGTGCGCCCGCCAGCCCCAGCCCCGCGACGTGCGACTGCACCGCGCCCTGCCCCTGCACATCCGCTACGCCACCTGCGTGGCCGAAAACGGCCACTTGCGCTTCCTGCCCGATATCTACCACCTCGACGAGCCCCTGCGCAAGGCGCTGTTTGGCCCTACGGCCTTACCGGCTAAGCCTCGTCCTGCCCCAACTGCCGCCGCGGGCCGTGAAATTTGGTAG
- a CDS encoding class I SAM-dependent methyltransferase, whose product MSQSPAPDPIGHALLAYLQGNKKAELTVHSNVADEEPLPASYFFRTLWEMPELERTALEECRGRVLDAGAGAGCHSLELQSRGFQVKAIDASPGAVQVLQQRGVQEAACHNLFELPATEHYDTILMLMNGIGLVGTLEGLEKFLQQAKHLLAPGGQILATSSDISYLYEDEDGALVLNLNGPYYGEVEYSMRYGEETGATFDWLFADASLLQDYAEEAGYQVEFLGEDDQQQYLVRLTLKQQNIDNQ is encoded by the coding sequence ATGTCCCAATCTCCTGCTCCCGACCCCATCGGCCACGCCCTGCTGGCGTATCTACAAGGCAACAAGAAGGCCGAGCTGACCGTGCACAGCAACGTGGCCGACGAAGAGCCGCTGCCGGCCAGCTACTTTTTCCGCACCCTTTGGGAAATGCCCGAGCTGGAGCGCACCGCCCTGGAAGAATGCCGCGGCCGGGTGCTCGACGCCGGGGCCGGGGCCGGCTGCCACAGCCTGGAGCTGCAAAGCCGGGGCTTTCAGGTCAAGGCCATCGACGCCTCCCCCGGCGCGGTGCAGGTGCTGCAGCAGCGCGGGGTGCAGGAAGCCGCTTGCCACAACCTGTTCGAGCTGCCCGCCACCGAGCATTACGACACGATTCTGATGCTCATGAACGGTATTGGGCTGGTGGGCACGCTCGAAGGGCTGGAGAAGTTTCTGCAGCAGGCCAAGCACCTGCTGGCCCCCGGCGGCCAGATTCTGGCCACTTCCTCCGACATCAGCTACCTCTACGAAGACGAGGACGGCGCCCTGGTGCTCAACCTCAACGGCCCTTACTACGGCGAGGTGGAGTATTCCATGCGCTACGGCGAGGAAACCGGGGCTACTTTCGACTGGCTTTTCGCCGATGCCAGCCTGCTGCAGGACTACGCCGAGGAAGCCGGCTACCAAGTTGAGTTCCTGGGCGAAGACGACCAGCAGCAGTATTTGGTGCGCCTCACCCTCAAGCAGCAGAATATCGACAACCAGTAA
- a CDS encoding acyl-CoA thioesterase, with protein sequence MEYAKTYTARWADMDPNVHMRHSAYTDYAAQLRLEFLAEAGFPMKRFAELGIGPILFREDTRFLKEISLSEAIKVTAELSGLSADGARWRIIHTIYKADGRVAATVAVDGAWLDLRLRKLTVPPVEMVAAMLKLDKHESYADIERGQK encoded by the coding sequence ATGGAATACGCCAAAACCTACACTGCCCGCTGGGCCGACATGGACCCCAACGTCCACATGCGCCACTCGGCCTACACCGATTACGCCGCCCAGCTGCGCCTCGAGTTCCTGGCCGAGGCAGGCTTCCCGATGAAGCGCTTCGCCGAGCTGGGCATCGGCCCGATTCTGTTCCGCGAAGACACCCGCTTCCTCAAGGAAATCAGCCTGAGTGAGGCCATCAAGGTCACCGCCGAGCTCAGCGGCCTCAGCGCCGACGGGGCCCGGTGGCGCATCATTCACACCATCTACAAAGCCGACGGCCGCGTGGCCGCCACCGTGGCCGTCGACGGCGCCTGGCTCGATCTGCGCCTGCGCAAGCTCACCGTGCCCCCCGTCGAAATGGTAGCCGCCATGCTCAAGCTCGACAAGCACGAGTCCTACGCCGACATCGAGCGGGGACAGAAGTAG